In Xyrauchen texanus isolate HMW12.3.18 chromosome 45, RBS_HiC_50CHRs, whole genome shotgun sequence, a single window of DNA contains:
- the LOC127637288 gene encoding uncharacterized protein LOC127637288, with amino-acid sequence MRLGLLSTSGRTTSSRRTAPVWRVLTDDDIRELQVVDPCAAVLTSLENSDTDTASSDTDSEEHPDLPEPLTALFDVTLRELSPQEMQVKYEDTFHRLKTTPQPHQCEKLEFVTRQQSKSKDWYTYRAGRITSTKLHQSTTTDKIRKTYLNDIMQYKRTELNVPSVLLGKNMEETARQAYTAYMSQSHPDFSVSSCGLVVKPSEPHLGSSPDGIARCTCCGKGVVEIKCPYKYSDSLQGCTKDEQFCLD; translated from the exons ATGAGGCTTGGGTTATTATCAACCAGCGGGAGAACTACGTCCTCACGGCGAACTGCACCTGTATGGCGGG TGTTGACAGATGATGACATCCGGGAACTGCAGGTTGTGGACCCCTGTGCTGCAGTGCTGACAAGCCTGGAAAATAGTGACACAGACACCGCATCATCTGACACTGATTCAGAGGAGCATCCTGACTTACCTGAGCCATTGACTGCTTTATTTGATGTAACACTCAGGGAACTCTCACCACAGGAAATGCAGGTGAAATATGAGGATACATTTCACAGACTTAAAACTACACCACAACCTCATCAATGTGAGAAACTGGAATTTGTGACACGGCAACAGTCAAAGTCAAAGGACTGGTACACCTATAGGGCTGGTCGAATCACAAGCACTAAATTACACCAATCGACCACAACTGACAAGATCAGAAAAACATACCTAAACGATATAATGCAGTATAAAAGAACAGAATTAAATGTCCCATCTGTGCTCTTGGGTAAGAACATGGAGGAAACGGCAAGACAAGCCTACACTGCATATATGTCCCAAAGCCATCCAGATTTCAGCGTCAGCTCATGTGGCTTAGTAGTGAAACCTTCTGAGCCACACCTTGGATCATCACCAGATGGGATAGCAAGATGTACCTGCTGTGGCAAAGGGGTGGTAGAGATCAAGTGTCCCTACAAATACAGCGATAGCCTTCAAGGATGTACAAAAGATGAGCAGTTTTGTTTGGACTAG